A single window of Pseudomonadota bacterium DNA harbors:
- a CDS encoding DUF799 family lipoprotein, with product MLIQRYLFPLLLLVAGCSGTYTSTLNFNPSEPIRIAVLPFAQLDSEGKLVQEEQDLLVDNVALISSKQSETPAQFMQSLIQSELASAALDVITPAVIEADLLHNGFEIQGTAPLKVDLAKVFAADPAELCGKLLSCDAVLYGKVTTWDRSYYGIQATATVGLNLKLVSARTGKILYEVQAQDSDSRGITKGPTGFSNLVLEPLKGLDNEIIQNVAREVADNAIKPLSNRNRPEFLKTAPPAIIASAHDARTGLIPSGGRLVVIAFGTPGQLGAFSIGSVALGIPLTERAPGHYIGEFVPLAIDSFKGQYVTISLTDQFGRSTSQKLAKTAVRY from the coding sequence ATGTTAATCCAGCGCTATCTTTTCCCCTTACTTCTACTCGTTGCAGGGTGCAGCGGAACATACACCTCGACCCTTAACTTTAACCCCTCCGAGCCGATCCGGATAGCGGTCCTGCCCTTTGCGCAGCTCGATTCAGAGGGTAAATTAGTCCAGGAGGAGCAGGATCTATTGGTCGACAACGTTGCTCTAATCTCATCAAAGCAGAGCGAGACCCCCGCCCAATTTATGCAGTCTCTTATTCAATCCGAGTTAGCGAGCGCCGCACTTGATGTTATCACCCCGGCTGTAATCGAAGCTGACCTGTTACATAACGGCTTTGAGATCCAAGGGACTGCACCCCTTAAGGTCGATCTCGCTAAGGTATTCGCCGCAGATCCTGCCGAGCTATGCGGGAAGCTACTCTCGTGTGATGCGGTACTGTACGGCAAGGTTACAACCTGGGATCGCAGCTACTACGGCATTCAGGCTACTGCGACGGTCGGGCTAAATCTTAAACTTGTCTCGGCCCGCACCGGCAAGATCCTGTATGAGGTTCAAGCGCAGGACTCCGATAGTCGTGGTATAACGAAGGGTCCCACCGGATTCTCTAACCTAGTGCTAGAGCCCCTTAAGGGACTCGACAATGAGATTATTCAAAACGTTGCGCGCGAGGTTGCTGACAACGCAATTAAGCCCCTTTCAAATCGCAACCGCCCTGAGTTCCTAAAAACAGCTCCACCCGCCATCATAGCCTCTGCTCACGATGCCCGCACGGGCTTAATCCCCTCCGGTGGACGGTTAGTGGTAATAGCATTTGGCACCCCTGGGCAGTTGGGGGCCTTCTCTATCGGGAGCGTAGCTCTCGGAATTCCCCTGACCGAGCGAGCGCCTGGGCACTATATCGGAGAGTTTGTTCCACTGGCGATTGATTCATTTAAGGGGCAATACGTAACGATCTCACTAACGGATCAGTTCGGTCGATCGACCTCTCAGAAGCTAGCTAAGACCGCCGTTCGCTATTGA